The following is a genomic window from Flavobacteriales bacterium.
TACGATGAACGATTTCAATAAGCGTAAATAATCGTTTTCAGAATCCAGTCGGGCTTTCCGATATTCAGTGGACCAACAAATACTTAACCCATGGCTCATCTGAAACTCTTTGTGATCTGTATCCTTCTGCCATCATTGATGATGGCCCAAACTGTTCCCAATAGCGGATTTGAAGAGTGGGAGGCCACTCCACAATCTACCCTGGAACCTGTGGGCTGGGATTCGGACAATACTCAATTGACCACGAGTACCAGTCAAGATACAGAGGCCTATTCTGGAAACTACGCTATGCGCGTACAGGCTGTGGACATGGGATTGGGCTCTTATGGGGAAGCACAGACCTTGATAGAGATGGGCGGATTACCGGATGGACTTTTGTTCATGGCCAAGTGGTGGCGCACATATTCGGCTGCAGTGGGTGTGCAGGCAGAGTTCTATAATGAGAACGAGATGGTGCACACCGACTATTGGTTACCAGAAGACACGGCCAGCACATGGACCCAGATCAGTATCGCCTTCCCACCTATAGACATTGCAACGACCCATTGCATTCTGCGCGTCTATGCAGCCGTAGGGGACCTCGTGCCCGGTGATGGATGGCTGTCAGTTGATGATATGGACTTCGGTGTGGTGACTTCATTGGAAGAGCTGAGTATTGACGGGATAAAGCTTTTTCCCAACCCTGCAACTGATCATCTGCGAGTCGAGATCAACTCACCTCATAGGTATGAGATTTTTGATGACCTTGGGAGAAGGGTTTTAGATGGAAGAACCTCTAGCACCATTGAAGTGTCTGAACTTCGAGAAGGGAGATATTCGCTGTTGCTCCTGACTGATGAAGGCATTAGAAGCACTCAGAGCTTTCTGATTCAGAGGTAATGGACGGCCAAACAAGACCGAGGGCCTAGCAGTTCCGGGCTTCGAGAGCCTCAGCCCTCTCATAAGGGATAAATAAGGAGCACCCTGAGATACTCGAAGGGCGCTCCGAGCCCATCGTTCGAACGGTGTCAGATAAAAATTTCTAAGTGCGCTCCAATAGGCCCATTCTGAAGTCTTTACAAACTGACTCAGAGCTTCTTCAACAGACTCCCCATGCTCACCTTGTCCTTGATGTAATCATAGACCTTGTCAATGGCGATACGTTCCTGCTTCATGCTATCCCGCTCGCGTATGGTCACTGCCTTATCATCCAAAGAATCATAATCCACGGTGATGCAATACGGTGTTCCTAATGCGTCATGTCTGCGGTAGCGCTTACCCACCGTGTCCTTCTCATCATACTGACAATTGAAGTCATACTGGATGTCCTGAAGGATCTTACGGGCCAAATCCGGCAGTCCATCTTTTCTGACCAATGGAAGCACTGCTACCTTCACAGGAGCGAGTGGAGCAGGGATACGCAGCACCGTTCGTTCCGAGCCATCATCCAGTTTCTCTTCGGTATAGGCCGAGCTCAGAACCGCTAAGAACATCCTATCTAATCCGATAGAGGTCTCCACAACGTAGGGTACATAGTTCTTCTCCTGTTCTGGGTCGAAGTACTGCAGCTTCTTCCCACTGAATTCTTCATGTGCCTTGAGATCGAAGTCGGTGCGCGAGTGGATGCCTTCCAATTCCTTGAAGCCCATAGGGAAGTCGAATTCTATATCAGCTGCCGCATTGGCGTAGTGGGCCAGCTTGACGTGGTCGTGGAAACGGTATTTATCATCTCCGAGTCCGAGTGCCTTATGCCACTTCAGTCGCTCCTCTTTCCATTGTGCATAGAAGTCGAGTTCAGTTCCGGGCTTGACGAAATACTGCATCTCCATCTGCTCGAACTCGCGCATACGGAAGATGAATTGACGGGCCACGATCTCATTACGGAATGCTTTCCCTATCTGTGCGATTCCGAAGGGGAGTTTCATCCTTCCGGTCTTCTGCACATTGAGGTAATTGACAAATATGCCCTGAGCGGTCTCAGGTCGTAGGTAGATCGTACTGGCATCTCCAGCCACAGAGCCCAACTCGGTCCCGAACATGAGATTGAACTGACGCACATCCGTCCAATTCTTGGTACCGGATACCGGACAGACGATACCCAGATCCTCTATCAATTGCTTGACCCCGGCCAGGTCATCGGCATTCATGGCTTCGCTGAAGCGCTGTTGGATATCCTCGATCTTGGCCTTGTTGCGCAGTACGTTCGGATTGGTGGCCAGGAATTGCTCTTCATCAAAAGCATCACCAAATCGTTTCTTCCCCTTGGCTACATCCTTCTTGATCTTGGACTCATACTTGGCCATATGGTCTTCTATCAGGACATCGGCACGATAGCGCTTCTTGCTATCCTTATTGTCGATCAAAGGGTCGTTGAAAGCATCTACATGACCACTGGCCTTCCAAGTGGTGGGGTGCATGAAGATGGCCGCATCTATGCCCACGATGTTCTCATGGTTCTTGACCATGGCATCCCACCAGTACTGCTTGATGTTGTTCTTCAGTTCTGAGCCATTCTGCCCATAGTCATAGGTGGCACCGAGTCCATCGTATATCTCACTCGATGGGAATACGAATCCATACTCCTTAGCATGGGATATCACTTTCTTCAGTAGGTCGTCATTTGCCATGCCGCAAAGGAAAACTTTTGGAGCGGTAATTTCAATGCCTATGGAGGATGGAAAAAGCTTGGAAAAGAGCGGGCTATTCGACAGTGAACATGAGTTCTCTCGGGCCATCGACACCGATCAAGCGCAGAAGATATTGACCCCTTCCAAGATCCTGCCGGTCGATGGTCAGGCTGGGAGCATGAGCTTCGACCTGTACGAGTCTGATCGATCTTCCTAGTAGATCGAGAATCTCCGCGCTGTAGAACTGATGAAGATCTGGCAACATCAAGCGCGCTCTATCCTTCATCGGATTGGGGAAGAGGAGCAGTGGACCGTCTGAGAATTCGCTCAAACTATTGACTACAATGAAGACCGATGAGGAGGCATCCATACAGGGAAAATCGATACCGACCTGTACAGAGTATTCACCGGACTCCAAGGCCATATATTCCTGAGTAGTTGCCCCAGAAATCGCCTCTCCATTCAAGAACCATTGATAGCTATCCCCTTCAGAAGCGGTCAATTGCGCTCCATCTTGGCTGAAGGAGACCTGGAAGAGACTGCAATCATATATGGTGCTCCACGTGGTATTGGTCACGATAGGAGGATTGTTATCGAAGAATATGTGAGCCGTGTTATTCAATTGGGTCAACAGCGGGAGCTCCATCTGTGGCCTGATCTTGAAAGACACCAGACCATGACTCTCGGGTTCATTGTTGACTGAATCAGGGAGCATGATATTCTCGAAATAGAAATCCACTTCTCTGGATTGTGGGTCGATGGTCGTGTTGACCGAATGGGAATTTGCCACCAATTCAAATGTGCTCAGGTCCAAGTTGACATCCAGAGTGTCGATGATACGCACATCCGTTGCAGGGGCATTTCCTGTGTTCTGGAATCGGATGAGATATTCCAGCACCGTATCATTTTGGATATAGTGCATCTCAGAGTATCCTTGAGGAAATACTTGCTTGTCATTGGGGTCATAGGCGCAGGTGAGTTCTACTTCAATGGCCTCTTCACCATAAGCGACCGTATCAGTGCCATTCAGCCCCCAAATTGTAGCTGAACTGAACAGGAATTCTCCAATAAGGTCCACGGTGGGCGTGAGTAATAAGACTTGATAGCAGCGCTGCTCATTGGGAAGAAGGTCTTCGAAACTGAACCAGATCGAATGAGCTGATGCAGAGTCGATAGGGGTCACCTCGCTATAGCCTTGGAACAGACTATCGAATTGGAATTCGATAAGTCCATCGAAGGATAGGTTACCTAGATTCTGGAAACATATGTAATGGCTACGGAACACATCGCAGGCATATCCTTGACCGGGGGGATAGAAATGCATGTCGACCTCGAATAAGGGTTCTTCATCCGACAGACCGAAATCGACCATAGAAGCACTTCCTGCACCCACTGCGGTGGACACGGATTGAGGTGTGATATGGAAAGGAAAGACCGTATTGCTTTCTACGGTCAAGATATAGTCCCCAGCTCCTACAGAGGAGAAATGATAGACACCGTCCTGATTGCTGATGGCCATTATTCCTAGCGGCTCAAGGATCACCACCTCACCGGCCAGCCCATAATCCGCTCCATCAAGAATCCCGTTCTCATCTACATCATGATAGACCGTGCCTTGGATAAGGTATTGGCAGGAAGAATCTTCGCACAGAGCTTCTGGGTCGAAGTTTTCCGCTAAAGGGTCTGTACATCCACACGAGGAATAGCAACAGCTGCCATCTTCGATGATCGCGCTGGGGAGGTAGTTGCAAGCAACAGGGTCGGTACATCCCCCACCGACAGTCAATTCGAAAGCACACGTTGAAGTGAGTCCACTCGCATCGATGGCAGTCAATGTGACCAACACTGGATCGGTAGAAGCCGGGAGATTCGTGCCGGGAAGTGGGTCTTGGCTGACAAGGATATTGCCGGTCGCGGTGCAATTATCGGTGACGAGGACCTCTGAGGTGAAATCTTCTAAGACATATGAGCCACTTGCATTCAGCGATACCAAGGTGTCACCGGGACAAAGGCTTATCAACGGTGCTGTTTCGTCAATAGCTTCCACTACAAAAACACATGTGCTTAGATTCCCTTGCTCGTCCTGTACAGAGATGGAGATGGTCTGTGTTCCGAAGAAATTGGTACCAGCTACTGGACTTTGAGTGATGATCAGATCATCTACTGCGGTAGAATCATCTACGGCCATGACCTGGTCGGAATAATCCCAAACAATGGATT
Proteins encoded in this region:
- a CDS encoding T9SS type A sorting domain-containing protein — protein: MAHLKLFVICILLPSLMMAQTVPNSGFEEWEATPQSTLEPVGWDSDNTQLTTSTSQDTEAYSGNYAMRVQAVDMGLGSYGEAQTLIEMGGLPDGLLFMAKWWRTYSAAVGVQAEFYNENEMVHTDYWLPEDTASTWTQISIAFPPIDIATTHCILRVYAAVGDLVPGDGWLSVDDMDFGVVTSLEELSIDGIKLFPNPATDHLRVEINSPHRYEIFDDLGRRVLDGRTSSTIEVSELREGRYSLLLLTDEGIRSTQSFLIQR
- a CDS encoding glycine--tRNA ligase encodes the protein MANDDLLKKVISHAKEYGFVFPSSEIYDGLGATYDYGQNGSELKNNIKQYWWDAMVKNHENIVGIDAAIFMHPTTWKASGHVDAFNDPLIDNKDSKKRYRADVLIEDHMAKYESKIKKDVAKGKKRFGDAFDEEQFLATNPNVLRNKAKIEDIQQRFSEAMNADDLAGVKQLIEDLGIVCPVSGTKNWTDVRQFNLMFGTELGSVAGDASTIYLRPETAQGIFVNYLNVQKTGRMKLPFGIAQIGKAFRNEIVARQFIFRMREFEQMEMQYFVKPGTELDFYAQWKEERLKWHKALGLGDDKYRFHDHVKLAHYANAAADIEFDFPMGFKELEGIHSRTDFDLKAHEEFSGKKLQYFDPEQEKNYVPYVVETSIGLDRMFLAVLSSAYTEEKLDDGSERTVLRIPAPLAPVKVAVLPLVRKDGLPDLARKILQDIQYDFNCQYDEKDTVGKRYRRHDALGTPYCITVDYDSLDDKAVTIRERDSMKQERIAIDKVYDYIKDKVSMGSLLKKL